A genomic region of Bactrocera dorsalis isolate Fly_Bdor chromosome 3, ASM2337382v1, whole genome shotgun sequence contains the following coding sequences:
- the LOC105222901 gene encoding kinase D-interacting substrate of 220 kDa isoform X5 translates to MFKARLKPSHTPEIEHLNRYGDSMGSLAHRALLQYVENNDLSGLRAILDSRHLSVDDRDENGTTGLMVVAGRGLTVFVREFLARGADVQAEDNDNWTALICAAKNGHFDIVQVLIDHGADIEHRDMGGWTALMWAAYRGHTDLVRFLLEKGADVNVHGNYHLGPLLWAAGRGFRDIVELLVQRGAKVNVGDKYGTTALVWACRKGNAEIVDTLLKAGANVDTAGMYSWTPLLVATSGGHTDCVTSLLEKKPNVNALDKDGMTALAIASREGFQEICAALIAAGAYINIQDRAGDTPLIHAVKGGHRGVVEALLKKHADVDIQGKDRKTAIYTAVEKGHTHIVKMLLSTNPDLEAATKDGDTALLRAVRNRNLEMVQMLLDRKAKVTASDKRGDTCLHIAMRARSKAIVEALLRNPKNSQLLYRANKAGETPYNIDTIHQKTILGQVFGARRLNTNEDSEGMLGYELYSSALADVLSEPTLTTPITVGLYAKWGSGKSFLLNKLRDEMNNFARQWAEPPINTSGLMFLVNLHIALVLGTVVGLSSWSAMWGGIAAVLYLVFTYLLLASINYANNHMDVYWAYSVQHGIMKRFGRLRLILQVAFCHPPGAQADAQAKPVRFHFAEASSASPTGESAVTHMLAALYEAIESHYGWLSTRLYRAFRPKALKVTSGWRWRRMCCMPLVIIFELCLLTLITGISLVVAYFTYASAEEQESILVSIYVICAILVTIICTNLHGLAKAFGSLFISQGRHLRRSVRLNEGAPLTAMGAEVALMTDMVKCLDAFTNQQSRLVGVVDALDSCDTERILCVLNAIQTLLSSPNRPFVLLIAVDPHVIAKAAEANSRRLFTEGGIGGHDFLRNLVHLPVYLQNSGLRKVQRAQMTAMLFKRNYSEFPNEDGPTLGHSVSARRLSNASEIMSSQEKLRTSHNPGRSGKKMRLSESVASSIGSNLHRLGQNPQGVLDLSRIMLTDDYFSDVNPRSMRRLMNVIYITVRLLKAFQIDFSWYRLSSWINLTEQWPLRASMIVLQHDNFMDSYDDNVSLQAVYEKVRPKIACLREAAPLLELDRDERKLDAFLQLHKSDLLVADLRIFLPFTINLDPYLRKVLKEDQQSIEDEGTLMLQNKPSINPAVRIPPPTPTYVPSPAAYPPYQLFHNDYELRHRNASINSEPAMTPLIGSPSDSFGDDVLQTKLSDLTVEGVISLLERVDDLRPALPKLSPILKENAINGRVLKYCDINDLKGVLGLNFGHWELFRLLINTLRDCEKLQRKFKPTPAIADVPASNAPAPKDSTDTHTLAPSQPHSRKNSTTSHMEKQVTLEEQMICGALQTLNEEAFEDVASSERPSPSGLPTDAELQLISSTPMPPASPLAQRRDSILKHQNSVKTDKRVSIKSGSSKLQMTSNLEYISEKPSSLSSSASTLPSSGSTTLERRPSKTTGPRPASLVITKQDNKGSQFKLVRSSSVDYEDIESQVPTARSVNKIILAEHLPEDESAPLVFTVHK, encoded by the exons catCTCAATCGCTACGGAGATTCTATGGGTTCACTAGCACATCGAGCGCTCCTACAATATGTGGAAAATAATGACCTATCCGGCTTGCGCGCTATCTTAGATAGTCGGCATTTATCCGTCGATGATCGTGATGAG AATGGCACCACTGGACTTATGGTTGTTGCTGGACGTGGCTTAACTGTTTTTGTGCGCGAATTCTTGGCACGCGGCGCAGATGTCCAAGCGGAGGACAATGACAACTGGACGGCACTTATATGCGCGGCCAAAAATGGTCACTTCGATATCGTACAAGTGCTCATTGATCACGGCGCCGATATTGAGCATCGTgatatg GGCGGTTGGACGGCATTAATGTGGGCCGCTTACCGTGGCCACACCGATCTGGTGCGTTTTCTGCTCGAGAAAGGCGCGGACGTGAATGTGCATGGCAATTATCATTTGGGTCCACTGCTGTGGGCAGCAGGTCGTGGCTTCAGAGATATTGTTGAATTGTTGGTGCAACGCGGTGCTAAGGTGAATGTCGGCGACAAGTATGGCACAACAGCCTTGGTGTGGGCGTGCCGCAAAGGCAATGCTGAGATTGTCGATACGCTACTAAAGGCCGGTGCTAATGTCGACACAGCGGGCATGTATTCGTGGACACCACTGCTGGTAGCCACCTCAGGTGGACATACAGACTGTGTTACCTCACTGCTGGAGAAGAAACCCAATGTTAATGCGCTGGATAAGGATGGCATGACAGCGTTGGCGATTGCGAGTCGTGAGGGCTTCCAG GAAATATGCGCGGCTCTTATCGCCGCTGGCGCCTACATCAACATACAAGATCGTGCCGGCGATACGCCCCTCATACATGCCGTCAAGGGTGGTCATCGTGGCGTTGTTGAAGCGCTGCTTAAGAAGCATGCTGATGTCGATATACAAGGCAAGGATCGGAAAACCGCTATATACACCGCGGTGGAGAAAGGTCACACGCATATCGTAAAGATGCTATTGTCCACCAATCCCGATCTTGAGGCGGCGACTAAAGACGGTGATACCGCGCTGCTGCGCGCCGTGCGCAATCGTAATCTGGAAATGGTGCAAATGCTGTTGGATCGCAAGGCAAAGGTGACGGCGAGCGATAAGCGCGGTGACACCTGCTTGCACATTGCTATGCGCGCGCGTTCCAAAGCGATTGTGGAGGCATTGCTGCGCAACCCCAAAAATAGTCAACTCTTGTACAGAGCCAATAAAGCCGGTGAGACGCCATACAATATCGATACCATACATCAAAAAACTATACTGGGACAGGTGTTTGGCGCGCGTCGTCTCAATACGAATGAAGACTCGGAAGGCATGCTCGGCTATGAATTGTACTCGTCCGCTTTGGCTGATGTACTGAGTGAACCCACGCTAACCACACCCATTACGGTCGGTTTGTACGCCAAATGGGGTAGCGGTAAAAGTTTTCTGCTCAACAAACTACGCGATGAGATGAATAATTTCGCGCGCCAGTGGGCGGAACCGCCCATCAATACGAGTGGCTTGATGTTCCTGGTAAATCTGCACATTGCGCTAGTACTGGGCACCGTAGTCGGCCTATCTTCGTGGTCTGCCATGTGGGGAGGTATAGCGGCAGTGCTTTATTTAGTGTTCACATACCTCCTGCTTGCCAGTATTAATTATGCCAACAACCATATGGACGTCTACTGGGCCTATTCGGTGCAACATGGCATTATGAAGCGCTTCGGTCGTCTACGTCTCATATTACAAGTGGCATTCTGTCATCCGCCCGGCGCGCAAGCGGACGCACAAGCGAAGCCGGTGCGTTTTCACTTTGCTGAGGCGAGTAGCGCGTCGCCTACGGGCGAGAGTGCGGTTACACATATGTTGGCTGCGCTCTATGAAGCCATCGAATCGCACTATGGTTGGCTGTCGACACGCTTGTATCGCGCGTTTCGTCCCAAGGCGTTAAAAGTGACATCCGGTTGGCGTTGGCGTCGCATGTGTTGCATGCCGCTTGTGATCATTTTCGAGTTATGTCTGTTAACACTTATTACGGGTATCTCGCTCGTGGTGGCGTACTTCACGTACGCTTCGGCTGAGGAACAAGAAAGTATACTCGTTTCGATTTATGTAATTTGCGCGATATTAGTGACTATTATCTGCACGAATTTACACGGACTGGCGAAGGCATTCGGTTCGCTCTTCATTTCACAAGGGCGCCATTTGCGTCGCTCGGTGCGTCTTAATGAGGGCGCGCCACTGACTGCAATGGGCGCCGAGGTGGCGCTTATGACCGATATGGTGAAG TGCCTGGATGCTTTTACGAATCAGCAAAGCCGTCTTGTGGGCGTGGTGGACGCATTAGACTCATGTGATACGGAGCGCATACTTTGTGTGCTCAACGCCATACAAACGCTGCTCTCCTCGCCGAATCGTCCATTTGTTCTGCTCATCGCTGTCGACCCGCATGTTATTGCCAAAGCAGCAGAGGCTAATAGCAGACGTCTCTTCACCGAAGGTGGCATTGGTGGCCATGATTTCTTGCGCAATTTGGTGCACTTGCCGGTGTACTTGCAGAACTCTGGTTTGCGTAAAGTGCAACGCGCACAAATGACCGCTATGCTCTTCAAACGCAACTACAGTGAGTTCCCTAACGAGGATGGTCCAACACTGGGACATTCGGTGTCGGCACGTCGCTTGTCCAATGCATCAGAAATAATGTCCAGTCAAGAGAAACTGCGCACCTCGCACAATCCCGGACGCAGCGGCAAGAAGATGCGTCTCTCCGAGTCGGTGGCCAGTTCTATTGGCTCGAATTTGCATCGTTTGGGTCAGAATCCGCAGGGCGTGCTCGATCTGTCGCGCATCATGTTAACCGATGACTACTTCAGTGATGTGAATCCGCGCAGTATGCGGCGTCTCATGAATGTCATCTACATAACCG tgCGTCTACTGAAAGCATTCCAAATAGACTTTAGTTGGTATCGTTTAAGTTCTTGGATCAATTTAACGGAGCAGTGGCCGCTGCGTGCCAGCATGATTGTGCTGCAGCACGACAACTTCATGGATTCGTACGACGATAATGTGTCGCTGCAAGCTGTCTATGAAAA agtaCGCCCGAAAATCGCTTGCCTACGCGAGGCAGCACCGCTGCTCGAGCTCGATCGCGATGAACGCAAATTGGATGCATTCTTGCAGTTGCACAAATCGGATTTGTTAGTGGCGGATTTGCGCATATTTCTGCCTTTCACTATCAATCTCGATCcatatttgagaaaagttttgAAAG aGGACCAACAATCAATCGAAGATGAAGGCACGCTAATGCTACAGAATAAGCCGAGCATTAATCCTGCCGTACGCATACCCCCACCAACACCGACGTATGTGCCTTCGCCCGCTGCTTATCCGCCATATCAATTATTCCACAACGACTATGAGTTGAGACATCGAAATGCCAGTATAAATTCGGAGCCAGCTATGACGCCGCTAATCGGCTCGCCAAGTGATTCGTTTGGT gaTGACGTGCTGCAGACAAAACTATCCGACTTGACAGTGGAAGGTGTCATCAGCTTGCTGGAGCGCGTCGATGACTTGCGACCCGCTTTACCGAAATTGTCACCTATTCTCAAAGAGAATGCCATAAACGGGCGCGTACTGAAATACTGCGATATTAACGATCTGAAAGGG GTGCTCGGTCTCAATTTTGGCCACTGGGAATTATTTAGATTACTTATAAACACATTGCGAGACTGTGAAAAATTGCAACGTAAATTCAAGCCAACACCGGCGATAGCCGATGTGCCAGCTTCAAATGCGCCAGCACCAAAAGAcagcacagacacacatacgCTGGCGCCGAGTCAACCGCATTCGCGCAAAAACTCAACCACGAGTCATATGGAAAAGCAG GTCACGCTGGAGGAGCAAATGATTTGCGGCGCTTTGCAAACCCTCAACGAGGAGGCCTTCGAGGATGTGGCGAGCAGTGAGCGACCCAGCCCATCGGGTTTGCCTACAG ATGCCGAATTGCAGCTAATCAGTAGCACACCAATGCCACCAGCATCACCGCTGGCACAACGACGCGACTCAATACTGAAACATCAGAACAGCGTTAAAACTGATAAGCGTGTCAGCATCAAGAGTGGCAGCAGCAAACTACAAATGACATCCAATTTGGAGTACATCTCGGAGAAGCCCTCATCGCTCTCATCGTCCGCCTCAACGCTGCCATCAAGCGGCTCAACAACGCTAGAACGGCGGCCGAGCAAAACAACAG GTCCACGTCCCGCCTCACTGGTCATCACCAAGCAGGACAACAAGGGTTCACAATTCAAATTGGTGCGTTCATCGTCGGTGGACTATGAGGATATCGAGAGTCAAGTGCCTACGGCGCGCTCggtgaataaaattatattagctGAGCACCTGCCGGAGGATGAATCAGCACCGTTAGTCTTTACTGTGCACAAATGA
- the LOC105222901 gene encoding kinase D-interacting substrate of 220 kDa isoform X4, which translates to MEEQLSVFTVSYFVDTLYQSTSPTDWKEHLNRYGDSMGSLAHRALLQYVENNDLSGLRAILDSRHLSVDDRDENGTTGLMVVAGRGLTVFVREFLARGADVQAEDNDNWTALICAAKNGHFDIVQVLIDHGADIEHRDMGGWTALMWAAYRGHTDLVRFLLEKGADVNVHGNYHLGPLLWAAGRGFRDIVELLVQRGAKVNVGDKYGTTALVWACRKGNAEIVDTLLKAGANVDTAGMYSWTPLLVATSGGHTDCVTSLLEKKPNVNALDKDGMTALAIASREGFQEICAALIAAGAYINIQDRAGDTPLIHAVKGGHRGVVEALLKKHADVDIQGKDRKTAIYTAVEKGHTHIVKMLLSTNPDLEAATKDGDTALLRAVRNRNLEMVQMLLDRKAKVTASDKRGDTCLHIAMRARSKAIVEALLRNPKNSQLLYRANKAGETPYNIDTIHQKTILGQVFGARRLNTNEDSEGMLGYELYSSALADVLSEPTLTTPITVGLYAKWGSGKSFLLNKLRDEMNNFARQWAEPPINTSGLMFLVNLHIALVLGTVVGLSSWSAMWGGIAAVLYLVFTYLLLASINYANNHMDVYWAYSVQHGIMKRFGRLRLILQVAFCHPPGAQADAQAKPVRFHFAEASSASPTGESAVTHMLAALYEAIESHYGWLSTRLYRAFRPKALKVTSGWRWRRMCCMPLVIIFELCLLTLITGISLVVAYFTYASAEEQESILVSIYVICAILVTIICTNLHGLAKAFGSLFISQGRHLRRSVRLNEGAPLTAMGAEVALMTDMVKCLDAFTNQQSRLVGVVDALDSCDTERILCVLNAIQTLLSSPNRPFVLLIAVDPHVIAKAAEANSRRLFTEGGIGGHDFLRNLVHLPVYLQNSGLRKVQRAQMTAMLFKRNYSEFPNEDGPTLGHSVSARRLSNASEIMSSQEKLRTSHNPGRSGKKMRLSESVASSIGSNLHRLGQNPQGVLDLSRIMLTDDYFSDVNPRSMRRLMNVIYITVRLLKAFQIDFSWYRLSSWINLTEQWPLRASMIVLQHDNFMDSYDDNVSLQAVYEKVRPKIACLREAAPLLELDRDERKLDAFLQLHKSDLLVADLRIFLPFTINLDPYLRKVLKEDQQSIEDEGTLMLQNKPSINPAVRIPPPTPTYVPSPAAYPPYQLFHNDYELRHRNASINSEPAMTPLIGSPSDSFGDDVLQTKLSDLTVEGVISLLERVDDLRPALPKLSPILKENAINGRVLKYCDINDLKGVLGLNFGHWELFRLLINTLRDCEKLQRKFKPTPAIADVPASNAPAPKDSTDTHTLAPSQPHSRKNSTTSHMEKQVTLEEQMICGALQTLNEEAFEDVASSERPSPSGLPTDAELQLISSTPMPPASPLAQRRDSILKHQNSVKTDKRVSIKSGSSKLQMTSNLEYISEKPSSLSSSASTLPSSGSTTLERRPSKTTGPRPASLVITKQDNKGSQFKLVRSSSVDYEDIESQVPTARSVNKIILAEHLPEDESAPLVFTVHK; encoded by the exons catCTCAATCGCTACGGAGATTCTATGGGTTCACTAGCACATCGAGCGCTCCTACAATATGTGGAAAATAATGACCTATCCGGCTTGCGCGCTATCTTAGATAGTCGGCATTTATCCGTCGATGATCGTGATGAG AATGGCACCACTGGACTTATGGTTGTTGCTGGACGTGGCTTAACTGTTTTTGTGCGCGAATTCTTGGCACGCGGCGCAGATGTCCAAGCGGAGGACAATGACAACTGGACGGCACTTATATGCGCGGCCAAAAATGGTCACTTCGATATCGTACAAGTGCTCATTGATCACGGCGCCGATATTGAGCATCGTgatatg GGCGGTTGGACGGCATTAATGTGGGCCGCTTACCGTGGCCACACCGATCTGGTGCGTTTTCTGCTCGAGAAAGGCGCGGACGTGAATGTGCATGGCAATTATCATTTGGGTCCACTGCTGTGGGCAGCAGGTCGTGGCTTCAGAGATATTGTTGAATTGTTGGTGCAACGCGGTGCTAAGGTGAATGTCGGCGACAAGTATGGCACAACAGCCTTGGTGTGGGCGTGCCGCAAAGGCAATGCTGAGATTGTCGATACGCTACTAAAGGCCGGTGCTAATGTCGACACAGCGGGCATGTATTCGTGGACACCACTGCTGGTAGCCACCTCAGGTGGACATACAGACTGTGTTACCTCACTGCTGGAGAAGAAACCCAATGTTAATGCGCTGGATAAGGATGGCATGACAGCGTTGGCGATTGCGAGTCGTGAGGGCTTCCAG GAAATATGCGCGGCTCTTATCGCCGCTGGCGCCTACATCAACATACAAGATCGTGCCGGCGATACGCCCCTCATACATGCCGTCAAGGGTGGTCATCGTGGCGTTGTTGAAGCGCTGCTTAAGAAGCATGCTGATGTCGATATACAAGGCAAGGATCGGAAAACCGCTATATACACCGCGGTGGAGAAAGGTCACACGCATATCGTAAAGATGCTATTGTCCACCAATCCCGATCTTGAGGCGGCGACTAAAGACGGTGATACCGCGCTGCTGCGCGCCGTGCGCAATCGTAATCTGGAAATGGTGCAAATGCTGTTGGATCGCAAGGCAAAGGTGACGGCGAGCGATAAGCGCGGTGACACCTGCTTGCACATTGCTATGCGCGCGCGTTCCAAAGCGATTGTGGAGGCATTGCTGCGCAACCCCAAAAATAGTCAACTCTTGTACAGAGCCAATAAAGCCGGTGAGACGCCATACAATATCGATACCATACATCAAAAAACTATACTGGGACAGGTGTTTGGCGCGCGTCGTCTCAATACGAATGAAGACTCGGAAGGCATGCTCGGCTATGAATTGTACTCGTCCGCTTTGGCTGATGTACTGAGTGAACCCACGCTAACCACACCCATTACGGTCGGTTTGTACGCCAAATGGGGTAGCGGTAAAAGTTTTCTGCTCAACAAACTACGCGATGAGATGAATAATTTCGCGCGCCAGTGGGCGGAACCGCCCATCAATACGAGTGGCTTGATGTTCCTGGTAAATCTGCACATTGCGCTAGTACTGGGCACCGTAGTCGGCCTATCTTCGTGGTCTGCCATGTGGGGAGGTATAGCGGCAGTGCTTTATTTAGTGTTCACATACCTCCTGCTTGCCAGTATTAATTATGCCAACAACCATATGGACGTCTACTGGGCCTATTCGGTGCAACATGGCATTATGAAGCGCTTCGGTCGTCTACGTCTCATATTACAAGTGGCATTCTGTCATCCGCCCGGCGCGCAAGCGGACGCACAAGCGAAGCCGGTGCGTTTTCACTTTGCTGAGGCGAGTAGCGCGTCGCCTACGGGCGAGAGTGCGGTTACACATATGTTGGCTGCGCTCTATGAAGCCATCGAATCGCACTATGGTTGGCTGTCGACACGCTTGTATCGCGCGTTTCGTCCCAAGGCGTTAAAAGTGACATCCGGTTGGCGTTGGCGTCGCATGTGTTGCATGCCGCTTGTGATCATTTTCGAGTTATGTCTGTTAACACTTATTACGGGTATCTCGCTCGTGGTGGCGTACTTCACGTACGCTTCGGCTGAGGAACAAGAAAGTATACTCGTTTCGATTTATGTAATTTGCGCGATATTAGTGACTATTATCTGCACGAATTTACACGGACTGGCGAAGGCATTCGGTTCGCTCTTCATTTCACAAGGGCGCCATTTGCGTCGCTCGGTGCGTCTTAATGAGGGCGCGCCACTGACTGCAATGGGCGCCGAGGTGGCGCTTATGACCGATATGGTGAAG TGCCTGGATGCTTTTACGAATCAGCAAAGCCGTCTTGTGGGCGTGGTGGACGCATTAGACTCATGTGATACGGAGCGCATACTTTGTGTGCTCAACGCCATACAAACGCTGCTCTCCTCGCCGAATCGTCCATTTGTTCTGCTCATCGCTGTCGACCCGCATGTTATTGCCAAAGCAGCAGAGGCTAATAGCAGACGTCTCTTCACCGAAGGTGGCATTGGTGGCCATGATTTCTTGCGCAATTTGGTGCACTTGCCGGTGTACTTGCAGAACTCTGGTTTGCGTAAAGTGCAACGCGCACAAATGACCGCTATGCTCTTCAAACGCAACTACAGTGAGTTCCCTAACGAGGATGGTCCAACACTGGGACATTCGGTGTCGGCACGTCGCTTGTCCAATGCATCAGAAATAATGTCCAGTCAAGAGAAACTGCGCACCTCGCACAATCCCGGACGCAGCGGCAAGAAGATGCGTCTCTCCGAGTCGGTGGCCAGTTCTATTGGCTCGAATTTGCATCGTTTGGGTCAGAATCCGCAGGGCGTGCTCGATCTGTCGCGCATCATGTTAACCGATGACTACTTCAGTGATGTGAATCCGCGCAGTATGCGGCGTCTCATGAATGTCATCTACATAACCG tgCGTCTACTGAAAGCATTCCAAATAGACTTTAGTTGGTATCGTTTAAGTTCTTGGATCAATTTAACGGAGCAGTGGCCGCTGCGTGCCAGCATGATTGTGCTGCAGCACGACAACTTCATGGATTCGTACGACGATAATGTGTCGCTGCAAGCTGTCTATGAAAA agtaCGCCCGAAAATCGCTTGCCTACGCGAGGCAGCACCGCTGCTCGAGCTCGATCGCGATGAACGCAAATTGGATGCATTCTTGCAGTTGCACAAATCGGATTTGTTAGTGGCGGATTTGCGCATATTTCTGCCTTTCACTATCAATCTCGATCcatatttgagaaaagttttgAAAG aGGACCAACAATCAATCGAAGATGAAGGCACGCTAATGCTACAGAATAAGCCGAGCATTAATCCTGCCGTACGCATACCCCCACCAACACCGACGTATGTGCCTTCGCCCGCTGCTTATCCGCCATATCAATTATTCCACAACGACTATGAGTTGAGACATCGAAATGCCAGTATAAATTCGGAGCCAGCTATGACGCCGCTAATCGGCTCGCCAAGTGATTCGTTTGGT gaTGACGTGCTGCAGACAAAACTATCCGACTTGACAGTGGAAGGTGTCATCAGCTTGCTGGAGCGCGTCGATGACTTGCGACCCGCTTTACCGAAATTGTCACCTATTCTCAAAGAGAATGCCATAAACGGGCGCGTACTGAAATACTGCGATATTAACGATCTGAAAGGG GTGCTCGGTCTCAATTTTGGCCACTGGGAATTATTTAGATTACTTATAAACACATTGCGAGACTGTGAAAAATTGCAACGTAAATTCAAGCCAACACCGGCGATAGCCGATGTGCCAGCTTCAAATGCGCCAGCACCAAAAGAcagcacagacacacatacgCTGGCGCCGAGTCAACCGCATTCGCGCAAAAACTCAACCACGAGTCATATGGAAAAGCAG GTCACGCTGGAGGAGCAAATGATTTGCGGCGCTTTGCAAACCCTCAACGAGGAGGCCTTCGAGGATGTGGCGAGCAGTGAGCGACCCAGCCCATCGGGTTTGCCTACAG ATGCCGAATTGCAGCTAATCAGTAGCACACCAATGCCACCAGCATCACCGCTGGCACAACGACGCGACTCAATACTGAAACATCAGAACAGCGTTAAAACTGATAAGCGTGTCAGCATCAAGAGTGGCAGCAGCAAACTACAAATGACATCCAATTTGGAGTACATCTCGGAGAAGCCCTCATCGCTCTCATCGTCCGCCTCAACGCTGCCATCAAGCGGCTCAACAACGCTAGAACGGCGGCCGAGCAAAACAACAG GTCCACGTCCCGCCTCACTGGTCATCACCAAGCAGGACAACAAGGGTTCACAATTCAAATTGGTGCGTTCATCGTCGGTGGACTATGAGGATATCGAGAGTCAAGTGCCTACGGCGCGCTCggtgaataaaattatattagctGAGCACCTGCCGGAGGATGAATCAGCACCGTTAGTCTTTACTGTGCACAAATGA